A genome region from Babesia bigemina genome assembly Bbig001, chromosome : I includes the following:
- a CDS encoding peptidyl-prolyl cis-trans isomerase, putative, with amino-acid sequence MGDPPPADSSSGEEEFGPLPIPEPPKAVRKRKVEINDSIYLQHLPDASRYERSFVHNTTVRHVVCSAPTRYIATGSDDGYISFWYYENDGVQFVKRIEAHKARITQMRGSREGLFLGSISLDRTYNHIDFASFDVVSKVSLNFVPLCFEFISNHTSPHTIVAIASAGDSRVSLFKPTMSSTAICSLAIATPDIHTLVYNARFDVCLAANRLGDVDVFDANTFKFPVKHSQLTFRMKGETDLYEFHKVKTHVVSIAISPNGELAAMHCHDGLIRLFRFRTLKLYRVYDESALMYSAVQSDPKSAVLHMDSAEFLKRRAYEVELFKVGVDCGEYSGLCFDSSSNYLIYPCMLGIKVVNVVNNKLVRIIGRLEHSVRFLKLDLMQHVSRKRHMGSAGSGANQTLDPLVIATGFQKNRLYVFSNREPSQEELEGRDVGTASDPRDTSAPARTGGRLAREAVIHTSMGDIHVRLFYKDCKRTVENFTVHALNGYYNGCTFHRVIPNFMIQGGDPGGDGTGGESIWGSEFEDEIVPHLKHDRPFTLSMANAGPNTNGSQFFITTVLCPWLDGKHTVFGRVIGGTDVVQAIERVPTNSDDKPLTDVTIINVKAVM; translated from the exons ATGGGTGATCCTCCGCCAGCAGATTCAAGCAGCGGTGAGGAGGAGTTCG GTCCTCTGCCCATTCCAGAGCCCCCGAAGGCCGTTCGCAAGCGCAAGG TCGAAATCAACGACTCGATCTACCTGCAGCACCTCCCCGATGCCAGTAGATACGAGCGCAGCTTCGTGCACAATACGACAGTTCGACACG TTGTTTGCAGCGCACCCACGCGCTACATCGCCACCGGGAGCGACGATGGTTACATCAGCTTCTGGTACTACGAAAACGACGGCGTGCAATTCGTCAAGCGGATAGAGGCGCACAAGGCCCGAATCACGCAGATGCGCGGTTCGCGAGAGGGACTATTCCTGGGCAGCATATCGCTCGACCGTACGTACAACCACATCGACTTTGCGTCCTTCGACGTGGTCAGCAAGGTGTCGCTGAACTTCGTCCCACTGTGCTTCGAATTCATTTCAAACCACACCTCTCCACATACTATTGTTGCTAT CGCATCCGCTGGTGACAGCCGGGTATCCCTCTTCAAGCCCACGATGAGCTCGACCGCGATCTGCTCGCTCGCAATCGCCACCCCTGACATCCACACCCTGGTCTACAATGCGCGCTTCGACGTGTGCTTGGCAGCCAACAGGCTGGGCGACGTCGACGTGTTCGACGCCAACACCTTCAAGTTCCCCGTCAAGCACTCGCAGCTCACGTTCCGCATGAAGGGGGAGACCGACCTTTACGAATTCCACAAGGTGAAGACCCACGTGGTTTCGATCGCAATTTCGCCGAATGGGGAGTTGGCGGCCATGCACTGCCACGACGGCCTCATCAGGTTGTTCCGGTTCCGCACGCTGAAGCTCTACCGCGTGTACGACGAAAGCGCGCTGATGTACTCCGCCGTGCAGAGCGACCCTAAGTCGGCGGTGCTCCACATGGACTCGGCCGAGTTTTTGAAGAGGAGGGCCTACGAGGTGGAGCTCTTCAAGGTCGGGGTCGACTGTGGGGAATACAGTGGCCTCTGTTTCGACTCGTCCTCCAACTACCTCATTTACCCCTGTATGCTGGGAATTAAGGTCGTTAACGTGGTGAATAACAAGCTGGTGCGTATAATTGGGCGTTTGGAGCACTCGGTGCGATTTTTAAAGTTGGACCTCATGCAGCACGTCTCGAGGAAGCGCCATATGGGTTCTGCGGGGTCgggtgccaaccaaacccTCGACCCGCTTGTCATCGCAACTGGCTTCCAGAAAAACCGTTTGTACGTTTTCAGCAACCGCGAGCCCAGCCAGGAAGAGCTGGAAGGCCGAGACGTCGGCACCGCGTCAGATCCACGTGACACCTCGGCGCCTGCGCGCA CAGGCGGACGCCTTGCACGCGAGGCCGTGATCCACACCAGCATGGGCGACATCCACGTGCGCCTGTTTTACAAGGACTGCAAACGTACCGTGGAGAACTTCACGGTGCACGCGCTCAACGGGTACTACAACGGCTGCACGTTCCACCGCGTCATCCCCAATTTCATGATTCAAGGCGGCGACCCAGGAGGAGACGGTACCGGTG GCGAGTCGATTTGGGGAAGCGAGTTCGAGGACGAGATCGTGCCACACCTCAAGCACGACCGGCCGTTTACGCTGTCAATGGCTAATGCAGGTCCGAACACCAACGGCTCGCAATTTTTTATCACTACTGTGCTGTGCCCCTGGCTGGACGGGAAGCATACGGTCTTCGGGCGGGTCATCGGTGGCACCGATGTCGTGCAGGCTATAGAGCGG GTGCCGACAAACAGCGACGACAAGCCGCTGACTGACGTCACCATCATCAACGTGAAGGCGGTGATGTGA
- a CDS encoding ADP-ribosylation factor GTPase-activating factor, putative has product MDGQNSMQQLQELLAMEGNGVCFDCGASGPSWVSLSHGSFICLSCSGVHRGFGLSVSFVKSVNMDTWSARQMLYMKHGGNQKLRSFFDEMKIMDLPLSLRYKTEGAAYYRKRLRALVDGAPLPPMIEAEVACRLEEQTPGSLSATPHAVISAPLSPSSSLATPFTQVNIDASDVTAEEDGASVPLHPTVPQINLQTSPSMNETPGYQPSQMPGRHSVPPGAQKKRSQKSDFLGSLGSMFGSFVDTAISTAGTAVTEMRNRGVIDQAKGAFETSKSWLETQGKKIATSVQDPEFWETSHLRAKHEASKVAHHLSTAASTAQSWIQKKVAEMQNSSDPAARYGGTESSSVSYKPQPRTQQGPIGVMGGANLWTEPKDPDADDVNPIIEQYQQPQ; this is encoded by the exons ATGGATGGTCAGAATAGCATGCAACAGCTCCAGGAGCTCCTGGCGATGGAGGGAAATGGCGTATGCTTCGACTGCGGCGCTAGCGGCCCGTCCTGGGTCTCCCTGTCGCACGGCAGCTTCATCTGCCTCAGCTGCTCCGGTGTACACAG GGGATTCGGCCTCAGCGTGAGCTTCGTGAAGAGCGTCAACATGGACACCTGGTCCGCGAGGCAGATGTTGTACATGAAGCACGGCGGCAACCAGAAGCTGCGCAGCTTCTTCGACGAGATGAAGATCATGGACCTGCCGCTGTCGCTGCGCTACAAGACCGAGGGCGCCGCGTACTACCGCAAGCGGCTGCGTGCGTTGGTGGACGGTGCACCCCTGCCACCGATGATAGAGGCCGAGGTGGCGTGCCGCCTGGAGGAGCAGACGCCGGGGTCGCTGAGCGCGACTCCGCACGCCGTCATCTCCGCGCCGCTGTCGCCGTCGAGCAGCTTGGCCACTCCGTTCACGCAGGTGAACATTGACGCGTCCGACGTCACCGCCGAGGAAGATGGCGCCAGCGTCCCCCTTCATCCGACCGTGCCGCAgatcaacctgcagacctcGCCCTCAATGAACGAGACCCCCGGCTACCAGCCCTCGCAAATGCCCGGTAGACATTCGGTGCCGCCAGGAGCTCAGAAGAAGCGTTCGCAGAAGAGCGACTTCTTGGGGTCACTGGGGTCGATGTTCGGTTCGTTCGTGGACACGGCCATCTCCACTGCGGGGACCGCCGTCACCGAGATGAGGAACCGCGGCGTGATCGACCAGGCGAAGGGCGCCTTCGAGACCAGCAAGTCGTGGCTGGAGACCCAGGGGAAGAAGATCGCCACGAGCGTGCAGGATCCCGAGTTCTGGGAGACGAGCCACCTGAGGGCTAAGCATGAGGCGTCGAAGGTCGCCCATCACCTTTCAACG GCTGCCTCCACCGCGCAGAGTTGGATCCAGAAGAAGGTTGCAGAAATGCAGAACTCGTCTGATCCCGCGGCCAGGTACGGAGGCACAGAATCTTCCTCCGTGTCTTACAAACCGCAGCCACGCACGCAGCAAGGACCCATCGGCGTGATGGGCGGCGCCAACCTGTGGACCGAGCCGAAGGACCCCGATGCCGATGATGTGAATCCCATCATCGAGCAGTACCAGCAGCCACAGTGA
- a CDS encoding zinc finger protein, putative: MFQKRNLAALRNRTPVPQPEAAASGASHDGATTAVRLAERRTGRKICVGSTKDAAATVRADVGTYEPDRSEEVKSDQRATSTYEIDTEASRDHRSILERNAEIGRKLLNEELEDGVYRGRGAYRPVMNIREGSIAASKYTGLYGPVRASSTNVRTTLRIDYQPDVCKDYKETGYCGFGDSCKFLHDRSDYKSGWQLENEWEQAQSAKRQKLQEKLARWQRKVQKNLADPEAASSGSDAGHAASDAESGSSCDSSSSDDDSDSDSAPAEKSKYARALKARARNLNIPFSCLACRKAWRPEMNPIVTTCGHYFCESCAIRSYSRNMKCAKCGVSQDGILNPAQAVIKLLASMNSECE, encoded by the exons ATGTTCCAGAAGCGCAACCTGGCCGCGTTGCGCAATCGCACACCCGTGCCGCAGCCTGAGGCCGCAGCGTCCGGAGCATCGCACGACGGAG ctacgacggcagtgaggTTGGCGGAGCGTCGCACTGGCCGCAAGATCTGCGTTGGA AGCACCAAAGACGCTGCTGCGACAGTACGTGCCGATGTGGGAACTTATGAACCAGACCGTTCCGAG GAGGTAAAGAGCGACCAGCGCGCGACGTCGACGTACGAAATCGACACCGAGGCCAGCCGCGACCACCGCAGCATCTTAGAGCGCAACGCCGAGATCGGCCgcaagctgctgaacgaggagctggaggacgGCGTCTACCGCGGCCGCGGCGCCTACCGCCCGGTGATGAACATCCGCGAGGGCAGCATCGCCGCGTCTAAGTACACCGGGCTGTACGGCCCCGTGCGCGCCTCGTCAACCAACGTGAGGACGACGCTGCGCATCGACTACCAGCCCGACGTCTGCAAGGACTACAAGGAGACCGGGTACTGTGGGTTCGGCGATTCGTGCAAGTTCCTGCACGACCGGAGCGACTACAAGTCCGGCTGGCAGCTGGAGAACGAGTGGGAGCAGGCGCAGTCGGCGAAGCGCcagaagctgcaggagAAGCTCGCTCGGTGGCAACGCAAGGTGCAAAAAAACCTGGCCGACCCCGAAGCGGCCTCGTCAGGCTCAGACGCTGGGCACGCGGCGTCAGACGCCGAGTCTGGATCCAGTTGCGACTCGTCGAGCTCCGACGACGACTCCGACTCTGACTCCGCCCCGGCGGAGAAGTCGAAGTATGCGCGCGCTCTCAAGGCCCGCGCTCGCAACCTGAATATACCGTTTTCGTGCCTCGCCTGCCGCAaggcgtggcggccggAGATGAACCCGATCGTCACAACCTGCGGTCACTACTTCTGCGAGTCGTGTGCCATCCGGTCTTACTCGCGCAACATGAAGTGCGCCAAGTGTGGCGTTTCGCAGGACGGAATCCTCAACCCCGCGCAGGCCGTGATAAAGCTGCTGGCTTCGATGAACAGCGAGTGTGAGTAA
- a CDS encoding asparaginyl-tRNA synthetase, putative — MYLTGNNSNGIEKSRYLNTAPQYAFLVSRFDGLTDRSLFGIRKSDLRHRQGKLETPSDNRCESIESDNLPDGSHFKPCRVTCANLSREMQSRSKSSTDVLIDSGGEVPKTELGEFCLNNTDKSLYKLVAWVKKLVINRNKTGSYLEVVDGTTPMHVEVVIRDTHPSYAAVSDINVGDAITIVGNLEKKCSGSDSVHPAVQLVVTSEAKGHVFTHHRNERNQEETNPVALNGNYPLMYLREHCNFRVRNPLIQAIFRIRAKATEELFRILPDMGFVHVTAPCLTSINCEGMGEIFKGPTTFLSVSGQLELEALCSGISRVWKFGPAFRADRSDTPRHLSEFWMLEAEMNDVTLSELTDAIHTIVKRTASALLTECRDDLAVISQNGEAKVINRLQNLHSSALKTLTYSDAVNLLNNHKLTGRECEYEHINWGEPLTAAHERGLLKLLDHPMIAVTQYPASIMPFYMERLTNGTVNNVDVIADGVGEIAGGSIREVQYHTLKRAMQEHHIEGSEYDQYLELRKFGNVAHGGFGIGFERMLMFLLGINNIKEVIHFPKLRKKYTVK; from the exons ATGTACCTAACGGGGAATAATAGTAACGGCATCGAGAAAAGTCGTTACCTTAACACTGCGCCGCAATATGCATTCCTAGTTAGTAGATTCGATGGTTTAACTGATAGGTCATTATTCGGCATTAGGAAATCAGACCTTCGGCATAGACAGGGAAAACTCGAAACTCCAAGCGATAACCGATGCGAATCAATAGAGAGCGACAATTTGCCGGATGGATCACACTTCAAACCATGTAGAGTGACTTGTGCCAACTTGTCTCGTGAAATGCAATCTCGAAGCAAGTCATCCACGGATGTATTAATCGACAGTGGTGGAGAGGTGCCGAAAACGGAACTAGGAGAATTCTGTTTGAACAACACGGATAAAAGCTTATACAAACTAGTTGCTTGGGTTAAAAAACTTGTTATCAATCGCAACAAAACAGGATCTTATCTCGAGGTGGTAGACGGGACTACACCAATGCATGTGGAAGTGGTCATCAGAGATACCCACCCTAGCTATGCTGCTGTTTCAGATATAAATGTTGGTGATGCCATCACAATAGTGGGTAATTTAGAAAAAAAGTGTTCTGGATCTGATAGTGTCCATCCTGCCGTACAGCTGGTGGTTACCAGCGAGGCAAAAGGACACGTGTTCACGCACCACCGAAACGAAAGAAATCAAGAAGAAACCAACCCAGTTGCGCTTAACGGCAACTACCCATTAATGTACTTACGTGAGCATTGCAATTTCAGAGTTAGGAATCCCTTGATACAAGCAATTTTTAGAATTAGGGCGAAAGCCACCGAGGAGCTTTTCAGAATCCTACCG GATATGGGATTTGTTCATGTCACAGCACCGTGCTTAACGAGTATCAACTGCGAAGGTATGGGGGAAATTTTCAAG GGTCCAACTACATTTTTAAGCGTCTCAGGACAGCTTGAACTGGAAGCACTCTGTTCTGGAATCAGCCGAGTCTGGAAGTTTGGGCCCGCTTTCAGGGCGGATAGGTCCGAC ACGCCTAGGCATTTATCAGAGTTTTGGATGCTTGAAGCGGAAATGAATGACGTAACGCTATCT GAACTCACCGATGCCATCCATACGATAGTCAAACGAACTGCGAGTGCATTATTGACTGAATGTAGAGACGACTTAGCCGTTATCAGTCAAAACGGAGAAGCAAAGGTAATAAATAGATTGCAAAATCTG CATTCCTCAGCATTGAAAACTCTAACGTATTCCGACGCGGTAAACTTATTAAATAATCACAAGTTGACTGGTCGAGAATGCGAATACGAGCATATTAACTGGGGTGAACCGCTAACTGCAGCACACGAACGTGGAttgctgaagctgctggatcACCCCATGATTGCCGTGACGCAGTATCCTGCCTCTATAATGCCATTTTATATGGAAAGACTAACCAATGGGACTGTCAACAATGTGGACGTCATCGCAGACGGTGTGGGAGAAATTGCGGGAGGTTCTATCAGGGAGGTACAATATCATACTTTGAAAAG AGCGATGCAAGAGCACCACATTGAGGGCTCCGAATATGATCA ATACTTGGAATTGCGCAAGTTCGGGAATGTTGCCCACGGCGGATTTGGAATAGGTTTCGAAAGAATGCTCATGTTTCTCCTCGGCATTAACAACATTAAGGAAGTGATTCATTTTCCAAAACTGAGGAAGAAATATACTGTGAAATAA
- a CDS encoding Zinc finger C-x8-C-x5-C-x3-H type domain containing protein, putative, whose amino-acid sequence MPILSEEDLERFRTKVCSMAASMRCDFGVERCNYSHNVYWARRCPFYLRDSTILRYIPAICPDVELGPGTSILKNTCPRGNNCAFAHSLEEMHYHPLVYKTEICDAYREGNCRTYYCHKVHGLAEYRIPREYVLPRKRGLHIPEFKHVTIVDNVRGFQSGVSSCGHMKDKQRLARIHDGHRGALYGAFSQLNQHSILTNSPSSVSPSFPPHSEVLEPINQLSRWQSYNPRSTSCLEKTHSFGQSSLSPRSPTCSQERNALLLDRFCRSNEELLSSFPIDQTASESCEKVKNMRWSEDRLDQTTSTDGNLRTQSSAFPMLFPDELSSVNTQNPSFGVDGITTKSEAFSNPLRPTSNKDKSSDAIGRTSLPWYDRMPCGESNSTSKKPLAASTIKSLNTMLQRSLRMDEARDAAAKTGGNPLQRESAQPSRAERPGGPNVERNAGGWKDASSVLHALSLQCMSEEEDPVKGAEPKEVNSSLLDYVYRTVAQQCQLIAGKCVQKADNQANMNEICKDTYNLWQLLTSIRGMLYDGAPVVPSTPAEETCKSEAEEEANQWSAVSGFYCELVDSEEDSSSSATSSESDETE is encoded by the coding sequence ATGCCGATTCTGAGTGAGGAGGACCTCGAGCGCTTCCGCACCAAGGTTTGCTCCATGGCTGCGTCGATGCGGTGCGACTTCGGAGTGGAGCGCTGCAACTACTCGCACAACGTGTACTGGGCGCGTAGGTGCCCTTTCTACCTGCGAGACTCGACGATCCTGCGCTACATCCCTGCGATATGCCCGGATGTCGAGCTTGGCCCTGGTACGTCGATCCTGAAGAATACCTGCCCACGGGGGAACAACTGCGCCTTCGCACATTCGCTGGAGGAGATGCACTACCACCCGCTGGTGTACAAAACCGAGATTTGCGACGCCTACAGGGAGGGAAACTGCAGGACGTACTACTGCCACAAGGTGCACGGGCTTGCTGAGTACCGCATCCCTCGTGAATACGTGCTTCCTCGTAAGCGCGGGCTGCACATCCCGGAGTTCAAGCATGTGACCATCGTGGACAACGTTCGCGGATTCCAAAGCGGCGTCAGCAGCTGTGGGCACATGAAGGACAAGCAGCGACTCGCGCGCATACATGATGGCCACAGGGGCGCCCTCTACGGAGCATTCTCTCAGCTGAATCAGCACAGCATCCTTACCAACAGTCCCAGCTCAGTGTCGCCGAGTTTCCCACCGCATTCGGAAGTGTTGGAGCCAATCAACCAGCTGTCGAGATGGCAAAGCTACAATCCTCGCAGCACTTCGTGCCTCGAGAAGACCCACTCCTTCGGCCAATCTTCGCTGAGCCCGCGTTCTCCTACGTGTTCGCAGGAGCGTAACGCGCTGCTACTGGACCGCTTCTGCAGGTCcaacgaggagctgctgagCTCGTTCCCAATCGACCAAACTGCCTCCGAAAGCTGCGAAAAGGTTAAAAACATGCGGTGGAGTGAGGATAGATTAGATCAAACAACTTCCACCGACGGTAACCTTAGGACCCAATCGTCCGCGTTCCCGATGTTATTCCCGGACGAGCTGTCGAGCGTGAACACGCAAAACCCAAGTTTCGGCGTTGATGGCATCACCACGAAATCTGAAGCCTTCTCGAACCCTTTACGGCCTACCTCGAATAAGGATAAATCCTCTGACGCCATTGGTCGCACTTCGCTACCGTGGTATGATCGTATGCCGTGCGGCGAATCCAACTCCACGTCAAAGAAACCCTTGGCTGCCAGCACCATCAAGAGCCTCAACACGATGTTACAGCGCTCTCTTCGGATGGATGAAGCGCGtgacgccgccgccaagaCTGGCGGTAAcccgctgcagcgcgagtCGGCGCAGCCGTCGAGAGCAGAGCGCCCCGGTGGGCCGAACGTGGAGCGAAATGCGGGCGGCTGGAAGGATGCCTCTTCAGTGCTCCATGCGTTATCACTGCAGTGTATgagcgaggaggaggatcCGGTCAAGGGCGCCGAGCCGAAGGAGGTGAATTCCAGCTTGCTGGACTACGTGTACCGCACGGTGGCGCAGCAGTGTCAGCTGATCGCCGGCAAGTGCGTGCAGAAGGCGGACAACCAGGCCAACATGAACGAAATATGCAAGGACACGTACAACCTCTGGCAGCTACTGACGAGCATCCGCGGGATGCTGTACGACGGCGCCCCCGTTGTGCCGAGCACTCCCGCCGAGGAGACGTGCAAGAGCGAGGCTGAGGAGGAAGCCAACCAGTGGAGCGCCGTCAGCGGTTTCTATTGCGAGCTCGTCGACTCCGAAGAGGACAGCTCCTCATCTGCCACGTCCAGCGAAAGCGACGAGACGGAGTAG
- a CDS encoding dephospho-CoA kinase, putative, producing the protein MVAERTVLSLITSHPGDVLCLMLFAPLALLQSKLQRRRGGKLWTAAVVALLISLETFLYINGRIIVILLSLPLIICSRRMCVPAVTGGIGSGKSTLARVLADNGYTVVDCDAINRELLLPGSPAYASIIRKFGAGIVLDNGEIDRAQLREIVFNNEARRLELNKCLHKYIGLRVIWNIFKYRVLLWRSRVVLDVPLLYNTPLVFVSSPVVVVVSPVESRLERLMSRDGTVPRATLQNIIKAQVSDDVLCAWGDIILDNSQSQEEFVEQVESLISSL; encoded by the exons ATGGTGGCGGAGCGCACGGTTTTGTCGCTCATCACTAGCCACCCCGGCGATGTGCTCTGTCTAATGCTGTTTGCGCCgctcgcgctgctgcagtcGAAGCTACAACGCCGAAGGGGCGGCAAGCTGTGGACCGCTGCGGtcgtggcgctgctgaTATCGCTTGAG ACTTTCCTGTACATCAACGGCCGCATTATTGTGATCCTACTCAGCCTGCCCCTCATCATATGTTCACGTCGCATGTGCGTGCCTGCCGTCACGGGTGGCATCGGCAGCGGGAAGAGTACGCTGG CGAGGGTTCTGGCGGACAACGGGTACACGGTGGTCGACTGTGACGCGATAAATCGCGAG ctgctgctgccgggTTCGCCCGCCTACGCCAGCATCATCCGCAAGTTCGGCGCGGGCATCGTGCTCGACAACGGCGAGATAGACCGAGCCCAGCTGCGCGAGATCGTGTTCAACAACGAGGCGAGGCGGCTGGAGCTAAACAAGTGCCTGCACAAGTACATCGGCTTGCGCGTGATTTGGAACATTTTCAAGTACCGGGTGCTGCTGTGGAGGTCGCGTGTCG TTCTGGACGTGCCGCTACTGTACAACACGCCGTTGGTGTTCGTCAGCAGCCCCGTCGTGGTGGTGGTCTCGCCCGTGGAGAGCCGCCTGGAGCGCCTGATGTCCCGGGACGGCACGGTGCCGCGGGCGACGCTGCAGAACATCATCAAGGCGCAGGTGTCGGACGACGTGCTCTGCGCCTGGGGAGATATCATCCTCGACAACAGCCAGAGCCAGGAGGAGTTCGTGGAGCAAGTGGAGTCTCTCATCTCGAGCCTGTAG